GCAGGTTTTTTGTGTTCATTTAGGTGCAAACATCAGCACCCTTGCTTTCCTTACTAAACCAGTATAGGAACTCCCGTAGCCTTTAGGAATGCAGAAGTCCATTTTAAGAATATAATATACATATATCAGGGAAATGGTGAACTAAAAAGAGCAGAAGGGAGTCTTGATGGCAGACAGAGTATACTGTTTTGTCACTGTAGCCTCTAGTCCAAGTGTGGCAAACATTTGGCCCTCCAAGGTGCTGGAAGAACTACAGCGCCCCTCATTCCTGGCAATTGGCCATgcttgccagggctgatgggaatggtagttcagcaacatctggagggccaaagctttccTACACCAGCCCTAGCCCAAATACAGTCATAAATCCATTATAAATCTTAAAACTAAGACTGGACATTTCATGAAATCAATtctcattctgttttcttcatcaGCAAGGTGACATATACCTACCCACTAAGATATGCTACAGAACTaaaattgtgtgttttttaagagaaaaaaaccATACCTGACTACATTTGTCTTTATCATCTAGAACTGAGCTTCCTGTTGACAAAaccaagagaaagaaaagaagagactTGACTGAAGAACAGAAGCAAGAAATTAAAGATGCTTTTGAGTTGTTTGACACAGATAAAGACAGAGCTATAGATTATCACGAACTGAAGGCAAttgattttttcataaaaatattgatATTTTGCTTTATAATTGTACAGTCTTGTATAAATATGTGTTAGCTACATATTGTGACACATTTTTCTGTGGTATACATGCTATGAACAAAGATGGCTGATTCATACAGAGTAAAGCTGTATGTGGTGTAatagcatttatatagcacttgttGAATATTCagtaatattatatattataatataatattagtAATCTTTATAACCTTCTTATGAGATAGGCTGGTATTGCCCCCATTGTGTAGAGGAGGCTGAGATTGTAAGGAAATGGTTTGCATGTAGTGAGGTTTGAACTAGTTTTATAGCTCACACTTTAGCAACTTCACTGCAGCAGCTCTTGAAttggtgtttttaatgtttgctgtctGTTTCTATGATGTTTAAACCAGCCATAAGGCAGAAGGACTTAAAAGTAAATACTCTGAAAGATGCATGCCCCTTGGTGCTCATAGTTACATAGATCTGCATTCCAGGGAAAATTATAGATCTAGAATTTTAGCATTGTGGTATGGTATACATAGCCTTTTTCTCTTTGTCAGAAACATTTTAAGGCTGCTATGTGGAGTTATGTGCGATATATTAATGTCCTAAGAACCTTGATGTCAGTGGTTCTCCTGCAATACAATCTTACACTTGTTTGCTCTGAGGAAAGTCTCcatgatttcagtaaggcttaaTCCCATGCAGCCTTGATATAATAAACATTATAATTTTCAAAATGTCATACTGTCAGATCTTTTGCTCTCATTCTGTAAGAGCCAGAGGCAGCTTGGGTGGGAAATTTATTCCATCTGGTTGCCATCCCAGAGTGTCTTTTTCATAGagctatttttttcttgttcttttctcaCAAAAATTCACTTTTGGAACTTGGAGAGATAGAAGTTGTTGCTGAGCTGTTTAGGATACTGACAGCACAAACTAATACATTTCTACTCAGTCAGCATGCTTATTTTGTAATGTCAGTAAACGAGGTTAAACAAGGACGGCAAATTGGTAATCTGTGGGTGCACCCAGTTCTCTCCATTCCCTCCAGCAGTAGCATAGAATAAAATATTATGCTCCTTCAGCATTTGGCTTGATTACTGCTGTTCTCCTAGCGAATTTCACTCTGAAAAAGTGCTGGCAAGGCCAAAAGTATAGCAAGAGAGTTACCTTTGTCTCCCTCCACTGGTAAACCTCCACCCAGAAAACAGGAAATCACCATAGTGGCTCCTGTGGCATCACAGGATCACGTTAACTCTCATCTATCAAAGTAGCACTTCAGGTGCTGCTTTTGGAGGCACCAGACGCTTCTTGGCTAGAGATCAGGAAATATAGATCCATAAATGATGTGCAGAGTGCTGTTTGGCTTGGCTTCAGAGCACCCGTTTTGCTCAGGAATCTGAGATTGTTCAAGAGATCTCTGCAGTGTTGCAGGAGCCTCTTGGTAATGTCCTGTTTGCTGCCAAGAGGGAAGTATTGCTTCTCCCACTCTGGATGCCAGATGTGTCAGCTTGGGTACGGCAATCatgttctgtcccccccccagaCAGCCAAGCACTTAAAACTGCACAAACTCCATTTTTTTTGTCCTCCAGGCATTTGTGGAAAAGTGGACAGACTTTCAGAAATGTTAAACCATTGGAAGTTTTATCTTTACAATCCCATACATCTACCTAGGATTTCTTTTCTTTAGTATCATCTAGGAAATTCTCATGTGAGTAAAAATGTCATTTGTTCTTATCAACTTGCTATTGCAGTCAATGTAAACTACGGTGAATAAATGGTTTGTGAGTCAACATTGTTGCATTTCTGTCTTTTCCCAAAAGGTGGCAATGAGAGCCTTAGGTTttgatgtgaaaaaagcagatgTGCTAAAGATACTTAAAGATTATGATCGGGAAGGAACTGGGAAAATCACCTTTGAAGATTTTAATGAAGTTGGTGAGTATtggattttaaacatttattgacAGGAGGAAATTTGGCAATAATTGATAGCTGGAAATTTAGCTGGTCTGATTCTTAATGGATGGGTATGCAAATGTATCGGAGATAACAGATGAGCCGTTTAATGTTTACAgcattgtgtcccccccccccaataaataaataaataaataaataaatggagaactATCAAAATTTTGCTTTGACCCTCTGcctgcacttttcttttcttctatccCACTTTTATCTGCCAGTAGTTATGAAACTGAACAAAGGGGATAGATGACCTTAAACTTTACTAGCATTCCATAGTTTTTCATGTCCTGCTAGTTTCCCCCAATATCCttttaaaactaatttatttattttttctgtatccacaactttaaaaaaaacaaaaaacctattgGACTATGGAAAAGCAATTATTATGTTGGGACAATTTTTGTATTTAAGTTGGCAGCCATATGTAGAAGATTCCTACAATATTTGCTGTTGCTATAGAAAGATCAAAAGAGAGAGTGGGTGTTCTGCAGAAATGAAGTATAACTACTTGGTTACCTTGCTAAGTATTCAGTAAGTTGTgacatttcccatatattcacTTCCTATGTGGAGTTCAAATCCATGCAGTTGAGGTTACTACATGTacgtacaaccccccccccccgcctctttaGGTAGATGATGAAAGCTAATCTTTTAAATTCTTTGGGTCAGAAACCTGAGGGTTTGGAATAGAGTTAGAGCATTTCaatgcagaattattattttttcaccaACAGAAGTAGAGTTAATTTCATAGAAATAGACCAGATCTCccaattgttttcattttagtGACAGACTGGATACTTGAGAGAGATCCTCATGAAGAGATACTCAAGGCATTTAAattgtttgatgatgatgattcggGTAAAATAAGCCTGAGAAACCTGCGCCGTGTAGCTAGAGAACTTGGGGAAAACATGACTGATGAAGAACTTCGGGCAATGATTGAAGAATTTGATAAAGATGGTGATGGAGAAAGTAAGTTCTAAAGATGCTGTGTTCATGTGCTAATCATAAATATAGAAATAGTGCATTGAATTTGTTTCCCATGTGATGATTTTATGGTCAAGCAAGTGACTGATTTTCCCTCCAGGAAATGTAATCCTATATACTACCCATGGATTTGGGAATGAAATTCAATTTCTCCCTATTAAAGTATGAAATTATATGGCATAGGTTATACATGAATGCATTGGCCTCTTCTGTTATTTTGCAATGAATAAATATAACTGGGGTGAATTATTGTCTGCCTACAATGCTGTTGAATCTGCAATATAAGTCACTAAAAAATAACCATAGAATCTTCTTCAGAAATCAAGAAATTTAAGTGTACCTTCAAATTTAGAAGACAAGGCCAAGAGGATTTGGGGCTTGTAGCAATATGCAGCATGAAATGATAGCAGCAgatatatatatgtttatatataaGCAATAACCAACTAGTCTGTTTTAGTAAagctaaattattttaatttcatgcAATAATTGCTTGCTCTGAGGATTTCATACCAAGTTAATCCTTCAAAAGGGTCCACTACAGACTTTCCAAATGAATGTTAATTTGCTTtaatatttttgagagaattTCAGTATTTAGCCTCCTTCAGACTGCAAAAAGGAGCTTATTTGATTGATAAAAGCTTTCAAGTAAGATATGCAGTCAATACTTACCTGTTTTCTTCGGTTTTTTCAGTCAACCAGGAAGAATTTATTGCCATCATGACTGGAGATGTTTAACGGtacaagaaaagaaatgaacTTGGCACAAAAAGGAAGGATTATTGGCTTTCAGCATTGAAGCTGCCACCTTTCTGTTTAAGTTAATTTCTGTAGCAGGAGCCATGCAAAAAATAATTTCCCTCAAAGGaccaaaagaaacacaaaatctATGTACTAAGAGGTTGATATTTTATATCATTAAATTTTAGATTAAGCAGTGTTACGTTTGAGTACTCATTTGTAAAATAGCTTTGTATAAGAATTTTAAATTAAATCATAGTATAAAACCTTTTGAAGTTGACATTATTTTAGCATTAGCCGTGGCCTTAGTTTTTATATAAGAGTTTAACAGACATCCATTTTAATAAagtattctttttattttctgtaaCCCTTGTTGGAGTGTTTAATCCAAATGGAATGTGGTTGTAATTGTCAGCTGTAGTACTGCTTAATTTGGTGGTGAAATCACATTTGGCCTTTTAGGTTATTCTTTTGTTGTGCAGCAGTAATTGTAAACTATTTATTGCATTACATTTTGTGTCACTCCTTTCCCCCaaggggtttactcccaaagcctttctcaagaatgagtatagctgcaaggcagcagagttcTAGGATCAGTTCACCATCTCCTAGATGcgctaccttcccaggttcatGAGCCCCACTTACCCATCATTTTCCTCTATGGCCTGTACggtaaccaccttcttgactgttggacccactattgctgTCATCCGCTCAATACtccggagcctgtcttcacatgcagaggaagaccCTAACGAACTGAAGGTTTTAGACCCATCAGCTACCATTGGGGTGTAtgaggtgttaggggaggggtagaacCTCTGATGAGGGTCATGTGCTTCTGTGGTCCTTTATCcaccaccctgcactcagctcttgcctgtggctcctagaagctttcAGCATGcaagtggccacaccctgggaaatggcttcaactgtCCAGCTAAACCAGGTAAAATAAACAGAAAAGTAACTTGAGTTCCATTACTTTCGTTAGGTCTACTCTTGAGAATGACTTGGGGAAATAACTTGAAATCTTAGAAGAGGCAAACTGCCTTCTAACTACTTCCTTTTTCTTGGGGAAACTAGCTGTAacctcagtatacagtggtacctcaggttacagatgcttcaggttacagatgtttcaggttacagactccgctaacccagaaatagtacctcgggttaagaactttgcttcaggatgagaacagaaatcgtgcagcagcggcgcggcagcagcgggaggccccattagctaaagtggtgcttcaggttaacagtttcaggttaagaacggacctctggaaagaattaagttcttaacccgaggtcccactgtaaaaGGTTAGATATGTTGCATAAAATGCATTCCTGATTGATCCAATCAGAGGCTATGTTCTGAAGCTATCATACCttttttgtttgccttttgcatGCTTTATGTATGTTCTGTTAAGTCTTCTTCCATTTGGCTAGATGTGTCATTGCTGTAGACACCCTTTCAGCAACTTCGAAGTTAGGTACCACAAGTTACTGGGAGATAACGTTTTGATGTTGATGCTCAGAATCTTAAGGTTATTTTTTTTTAGAGCAAAGCTTGCTTTAGTTGTTTGAGAGATGCATTTCACTTCATATATCCGAACACAAGATAACCTTGTTTCTTTGAAGTTTAAACAACAAAGTTGAAAGCATAATGCAAGGATGCCAGATGGCCCTGCTAACTTCAATCCTAGTGTTGGGGAAAAAAATGGTTTGCATGTCATGAAGGGAGAAGACGCAAGTGATTCACACATTCTTCACCCTATTTTAGGTGTTCCTGTAAATCAggcatagggaacctgtggccaaatTAGCCTAGCAGGGATGCTAATTGGGCCTATGAGGTAATTCTTCCCTAGCCAAGCCTACCTGTCCCACACTGAATGCCATATGATGCCCAGTGTGGAGCAGATAAAACCCTACAAAGTGCACTCCCAATTATTCCTCTGCAAGCAAGGCTTCCGCTGGGCATCTTTTAAATTTGGAGCCAAAGTCCTAATGAAATGAGTTTCTCTCAGGAGCTACAAGTAGAGCTGATCCCTGCCAAGTCAAGTCTCTTGGCAAGTTGGAGTGGAAAGATGGCAAGCAGAGAAGTAGTTAAACATCCTTTTCCTCCCCACTTTTTCTAATCAGAGCATTTGAAAGCTGCTTTCTAGGGGAAAAGATGCCAGAACAACTAATATGCACATTATAATGGTAAGAGGCACTGTACATTCTTCCAAGCTTTTCAAACACTCCCATCACCCTCTGCCAGCTTGGCCAGTGACTAGAGataataggaattgtagtccataggGCCACAGCAGCTCTACTTCCAAGTAAGCTCTTAAAAGTATACACAGTTGCGAGATTCCACTGTGTTCTCTGCACTTCTTGTCTGTGCAGTCAGACTgacaaaaatttatttaaaaggagGATAGATAAGACACTTGTTGCTTGACTTCATTCTGGATTCCTGATATTCAAATGATGCGCTAACATTTACAGAAGACAAATGGGGTGCCTAGCCCAGTTGGCAGAGCGTATGACTCTTAACCACAGGGTTGTGGatttgagtcccacgttgggccaaaaattcctgcattgcagggggttggactagaggaccctcgtgTTCTCTTCAAAACATTGCAGTGAAGAGTGAGAGAAAAAGGTGCCAGAGCCAGAGGCTTGTTGAAGCTGCTTCACTGAGGCACAGGGAGGTTTCCAGAGTAGGATGGGGGCTTTCTCAGCTGAAGTGCGGCTTTCCCAGTGTCAGCTGTTAGCTGGAAGGCTGCAGAACCTCAGCAAAGGCCTGCTGCACCTCTGTCTCACGAAGAGACCTTCTCAGGATGTCCCCATCGggttctggggagggtctcctcgtgAGCCAGAGGCCCAACGGGTCTTTGCTGAGGCTGGCCATGTCTCTCCCCACACTTCCGGGGCCCAGCTGAGGGCTGTGGAATGCCTTTCCAGAAAGTTCCAGCTGGAGGGGGGGAAAAGCTCTTTCCTCTATGTAGGGATGATTGCTGGGTCCAGAGGGAGGACACTCCCCACCCGCAGGCAGCCTCAGCCTGCCTGCATGCGTGACTTTGGGGTGCggggcacactccccctcacaaAGTCACaactgtctgaacatcatgccctgtGTCTAACCTTTTGCAGTCTCAGTAGTCTGTGGtgccctgtctgtaacctttgtctctgagaccttttgtctccttcgtcatacactgtgcaaggggaaaatgacgcggtggaaacaggtgccaaaataactttgtaccaccccacgatctcaggactggaagatgtgtaaaggtcacagcccaaaatgtatctgcctgggtttgcatatttgtgtcaataaaaggaggctccgtAGAGCTGGCTGGCAGCTTGCATGCAGCTCACCTGTGTGCAGCTCACCTgtattatcaactcctgcctcatgtccatcaCTTCACCTCTATTCAATTTCCCACCTCAAAATCAGCTCTCCAACCACTGAGCACGCTCAGTCCTCATTGCACTGTTGGGAGGGTCCTCCCCttaggatttttcttttttctagacatttttggtacttctgcaaaccttctcCCACAAACTGGCCGCTGCAAATGCTGTGGTGAAAATTGCtcccactttctttttctttttttctattctcCAGCATTCAatgggaaagaaaatgaaaattcaaAAATTAGGAAATTTCTAATGGATGGGGGGTGCAGGGTTATTGATGCACTTGCCTTCCTTTCAAAGTTGCGAGGGGAGAGTGCCCGttatttcattctacaaatcacttCTTCAGTTGTGTACACTCGATACTTTCTTGGGAGCCTGCACTTCTTGAAAACATGACATCTACCACTCACTATTTTGTAAGTACTAGAAAGTGGAGAGGCTGCCTACTGTGTATCTGACAACTGCTCATAAAAAAGTGAagtattttcactttttaaagaaatcagtgctGAAGTATTAtctaaataaaaaacagaaaagaaaaagaaggtcttCACTTGAAAAGAAAACCAGCGAGTGCACTGACCACGTGCTTGACAGCCATTCTTGCATGTTTCCCACGTGTCAATTTCCCAGTTAAAGTTCAGGGGAACAAGTCATGAGgtaactttcccccccccccccaggtcagcTTGAGGGGGTTGGTTCCAGGCATGGGAAATTATTTTACtcgtttcataaaatttatatacctcttaaCTGTAAAAGCAAACCTGAATGCAGTTTTCAAATAGGAAAAAAATCTAAAATCaacagtaaaaacagttaaagatAGTTTTTTAGAACGttgataaaatatttaaaataaaaaataagcaaaaaaataataatggattaGAGCACATGTCAATATTTTACAAAGGCTCGCCTAAATAGGAATTATTTTAGTAGGTGCCGAAGAGAACAGTGAAGGtgtctgcctgatgtcaataggcagggaattccaaaggaacAATGTGCCACCTGTGGCAGTGCCAATTCTGCAGATCAAAGTCACCAAATGGACATATAAGGCAATTTCACAGGTAAAAGCACATCTGCTTTATGGGAAGAAAAGCACATGTGCACTAGCAGATCTCTGcctggatggtgctgttttggctgcagAAGAAACCACATTCATCTCTGAAAGAGAAGGAATGATTTACTGCTTTCTTTAACGGTGTTTGGATATTGTTGGATTTTCTTAATGACTAAATGAGGAAAGCAACCAGTGCAGAAGGGAGAACAATTTGTCTTGTACTAGAATTAGCCGGTGCAGAAGCCAGAGCTTGTTCTACTGTTGTATTTTTTCATTAGGTCAAGAGTTTCATCAGATAGCGGCTGTCGTCAGCAAAACCTTCCAGACATCATTTCTGTACCAGTCTTGGGAGATAATTGCCACTATAGCAAGTCTGCAGGGACATTCGGAAGGTTTTCATCATTGGTTAACAAAAGGAAAATGGTCTCTCTGAGAAAAAAGAGAGGTCAGTGTTTCAAGATCTTCCTTCATCCCCACATTATATCAAGGGAAAATCTGTACAAATCCAATTGGGTAGTTTTGCTACAATATCAAAGCTGAACAGGAGGTCACGCGAAGCTTCAAAAATCTATACAGAGGATTGTTTGCTTTTCTGTCTAGCAAAAACATGCTACAGGCACTATCTATTAGCTGTGGACTAGTAAGCATTGCATCTCAAAAACGTAAGACAGCTTGCTTCTTAATGCCCTGCACACACCATGAATATGACTTAAATATCTCTTTGTTGCATAATCATGACATTGAACTCCATGCTATTTTTAACAGAAAACTCAAAGATCCACCCTACTCCACTGACAAAACCGCCTCCCCAACCCAAGTTATTCTAAAAGTGTTTGAAAACTATTATTAATCCACCTCAAATATGCTGGCACACTTTTGCCAAGATATTAATACCGCTATGAGTTTGTGAATACAAGGACAGTTTGGTGGAGAGGAAGTAGACTCTATGAGAGACCCTTTTGTgcttggatccagcacagattcaCATGCTGGAATAGCCATTCCAGACAGGCCATTAAGAAAACCAAGGAAATGGGGCTTTGTGCCAGATGCCAAATGGGTAAGGCTCCTCCTCCAGCACTTAGATATGAGACTAGGCCTGGGTGACGTATCAGAGTTGTCATGACAGAGACTGAATTTTTAGGGCAAAATTAGCTGTTATGTGAGCcaggaaggggagaaaaagtAGCAAGCCAAGCGTAAGATAtatctcagtttttgaacgtctctGTTGATGAACATTTCGGAACTCAAACGCTGGAaggaaatgctttggttttcgaacgcttttcggaagtcgaacacccCAtgcggcttccgtattgagttttccgtaagtaaatgctttggttttcgaacgtttcggaactcgatcggtcttccagaacggattatgttcaaaaaccgaggtaccactgtacttgataatCAGATAGTGCTAATATTCTTTACTTGGACATCAGTAATTTAACCAATGCACAACTGTACTCATTCAACATGCCCattttataattttgtttttatcttttatatATTATCTGTTGTTATatttgttctctctgttttatatacatcatAACAGGAAATTACTCTAAAAATTATCTTAGAGTGCAACAAGGTTTATGAAACTCACCAATTACAAAGGGAGATGAATTGTCTTTACTTTTCAAGACACAATGCTTTCATGTTAGAACTCATTTTTAGTGTGTGCACATGCTACCTATTAATTTCCACCATATCCCCCAAATCCTTTTTAAAACTATGTAGTTGTAGGTCTGTGCTTATTTTGCATTGTTATACTATTTGAGGAACTTGGTACATATCAACGGTAAATCCAATGTAATGGATTGAGTATTCTGTTAACGTGATGAAATACTTAGCAGGTAGATTTCCATTTTTGCGCTTGTATCTGGACTGGTGGGGCTTCTGATGTGATTGCTTAATGAAGCAATTCAACAGCATATCTTGCATGATATTATTAAAGTGGCATACAAAGCTTAATTAAATCTCTTCAAGCATTCATTTTTACGAGTGGGAGAGAACTTTGAATGTAACAATCAAGGTTGCTATACAGTAGTGGATTAGCACAGATATATTTAGAAGTTGAACAGCATAGATTTTAGCTTTTTTCCCCACTAGGGGGACCTATTGTTATTATATAGCAGCATCTGAAGAAGAAATGAAGGGGAAAAGTGGTCTTTTAACTCTGTCAGTGCATTGACACCTTAAAAGGTATAGAGTTTTTCACCCGTTGTAATCTTTGGTTTTTTTAGACatctaatttttaaagaaaaatttctTTATAGCACCACAGACAAAAAGTGAACATTTAAAAATCTACATACGTTTGATCTTTTTTGTGTTCTATAAAATACATTCTTCATAAGGAAAGAAACAGGCATTATGTGAGTTTAACtcacttctttatttattttactgagaAAGCTAAGATTGCTCCATTCAGCTCATGGACAACCAATAAAAGGAAGTGCCTCTTTGCAGCtcataattaaactatggcactcattcccacaggaggcagtaaaggccaccaacctagatggctttgagagagaattagacaaattcacggagaacagggctattggtggctattagccatgatggctctgctctgccttcacagctggaggcagcaacatGTCCAAATACCAGTTTCTAGAGACCACAGAAGGGGAAGGTAATCTTGTGTTTGAATcccacttgtgggtttcctacaggcatcagGTTAGCCCCTGtgtgaataggatgctggactagatgggccattggccttctcttcttacattcttacttCATCCAGCTGTTTACATGtgaaaagtgtttgtgtgtgcgtatcTCAGTGGCGTGAGTGGATGGAGGGCAAAAGCCAAGGGAAAGATGGTTTTCCTCCTCAACAACAGTTCGTGTTTGTGCAAAGGATGTGGTATTCTATCCATAGAATCATGAGCAGAACAGAGAAAATATCTAATGGAGAGTTCTGAAAAAGCTTCTGTGAGATGGTGCCCAAGAGTACCTCTATTAGGTaaaattccaaaatccatattagTGCAAAACTTCTATTAGAGCAACCAAAATGTCAGGAAAATAGTGTGCAATCTTTTGCAGGTCTCATGCTTCTGCTGGTGTGAGAGGCTGAATCTAGTTTCCCCTTTCCTTCATGACACTCAACATAAGGTGTAAAATATTCCTCTGGGAGCAGAACGCATGTTTGCATGCATAAAGGCACCTTTGGATACAATCCatagcatgcacacacatgcacctaTGTGAAATGCACGTGTGTGCACACTCACAGTTGGTTGAGAGAGGGCTAGGTTCAGGAACAAtggatttttgattttattgtttctgAGCCCTGAACAGGTCTGGGGAGAGAGGTTTAAGTTGTTGCTGGTAAACCAAGCAGGCTGCTGCTATCTCATTCTTTTCTGGGCTAAAGTCCAACTCACACAGCAGTTGCAAAGAAAAAGCAAACGCATCGCTAAATTCATCGAGAAATATTTTAACAGTATATAATCTCTGTCAAGATAAAATTGCTTTGTGATTTACATTACAATAAATCCTGACCTTGAAGCGCTGCAGACTAAGCGAAACTGCACTGCGCTTTATCCTCTCACTGAATCAGTGCATAGGAGTTGAAGTACGATGACTGTATCAATCCCACTGTTATGGTATTGGAGCGTTTATGGAGGCAGAATGTTGTACCTCAGTTGCAACGTGCACAACTGATGTAATAATTGTGGTAGGTTAATAAAAAAAACTGAAGGGACTCAATGTCACTAGGAATAGAACTTAATTAATGgataaaatattaaaagcttgaatttaaacacacacatgtgttttttttaaatttcagtgGGAATTAGAAATCCAGATTGATTCAAATGCCCACTGTGGGGTAGAAGTGCCATCACATTTTCCGACTTGTGAGGTAAAGCCTTCTTGTGAAAGCACCGCCAAGTGGTACTTTCACAAATTACAACATCCTGGGGAAAAACCATACACTTTAAAGCAGAGGAAAGCAGACAGTAGGTTAGGATCTACTGGTTAATCTTTGGGTAATTTGTACCAGATTGCTGAGTTTTTGTCCCCCGGTTATTTAAAAATAGCAATGACCAAATGGCACTACCAACACATTGGACAGTTGAAATGAAGACAGCTTGGAATAACCAGAAACTGATTTTTGAGAAAGTGAGTCCTTTTGTGGAAGAAACGTGAGCTTACTTAAGTTCTGGTACTTAAAACAAGTCCCTGCCCAGAGAACCCCTGATCTttaattttgcacctggctccagTTGGTGGA
This genomic stretch from Podarcis muralis chromosome 11, rPodMur119.hap1.1, whole genome shotgun sequence harbors:
- the CETN3 gene encoding centrin-3 isoform X2, encoding MALTELPVDKTKRKKRRDLTEEQKQEIKDAFELFDTDKDRAIDYHELKVAMRALGFDVKKADVLKILKDYDREGTGKITFEDFNEVVTDWILERDPHEEILKAFKLFDDDDSGKISLRNLRRVARELGENMTDEELRAMIEEFDKDGDGEINQEEFIAIMTGDV
- the CETN3 gene encoding centrin-3 isoform X1; protein product: MNLVARTELPVDKTKRKKRRDLTEEQKQEIKDAFELFDTDKDRAIDYHELKVAMRALGFDVKKADVLKILKDYDREGTGKITFEDFNEVVTDWILERDPHEEILKAFKLFDDDDSGKISLRNLRRVARELGENMTDEELRAMIEEFDKDGDGEINQEEFIAIMTGDV